A window of the Paralichthys olivaceus isolate ysfri-2021 chromosome 5, ASM2471397v2, whole genome shotgun sequence genome harbors these coding sequences:
- the ifi35 gene encoding interferon-induced 35 kDa protein, translating to MSSDEDFSLIMESQQPSEETLDGIQALASNYKIKCNQLVQQQNDLAILIKDNQEMTQKFRKRSIKLAKSLQEDQKSYQEQMASEMTRQSLLSQEELKLMKDIQDVEAALKEEEVYNEHLRKQTDVFTAVPEKKVVFMGKTEDACDMQTFEMTSRIVYPMKEGTALITFEEEEVAKRILSMKKHQVKLDDECRINVKAQPVQLMLPSLVEINSEVCPRRILISNLPKMDTENLVNKLEIHFHRSKHGGGEVENCEFLPDSGTVVLTFVEENIAKGLTEREFHEVELQQKKHTVRVTPFLNGKITNLQTKMLACPRTVLLTGIPQVEHENLEDQVEIHFQRSSNGGGEVEAFLYNPLGQHTTALFESIPSKTEQQ from the exons GATTTCTCTCTAATCATGGAGTCACAGCAGCCATCTGAGGAAACTTTAGATGGAATCCAGGCCTTAGCCTCCAACTACAAG ATAAAGTGCAATCAGCTGGTTCAGCAGCAGAATGATCTGGCCATCCTCATTAAGGACAATCAGGAGATGACACAGAAGTTCAGGAAGCGCTCCATCAAACTGGCCAAGAGTCTGCAAGAGGACCAGAAATCCTACCAGGAGCAGATGGCCAGTGAAATG ACGAGGCAAAGTTTACTGAGTCAGGAGGAGCTCAAGCTCATGAAGGATATCCAGGACGTCGAGGCTGccctgaaggaggaggaggtctaTAATGAACACCTCAGAAAGCAGACTGAT GTGTTCACCGCTGTGCCAGAGAAGAAGGTCGTCTTTATGGGGAAGACAGAAGATGCATGTGACAtgcaaacatttgaaatgacatCGCGTATCGTTTATCCGATGAAGGAAGGAACGGCACTGATCACgtttgaggaggaagagg TGGCCAAGAGGATCCTGAGCATGAAGAAGCATCAGGTGAAGCTGGATGACGAGTGTCGCATCAACGTGAAGGCCCAGCCGGTTCAGCTGATGCTGCCCAGTCTGGTGGAG atcaacTCTGAAGTTTGTCCTCGACGTATATTAATCTCCAACCTGCCAAAAATGGACACGGAGAATCTGGTGAACAAGCTGGAGATCCACTTCCACAGGTCTAAACACGGAGGCGGCGAGGTGGAGAACTGTGAATTCCTGCCCGACTCTGGGACTGTGGTCCTGACATTCGTGGAGGAAAACA TCGCCAAAGgtttgacagagagagagttccACGAAGTAGAGCTCCAGCAAAAGAAGCACACCGTGAGAGTGACTCCTTTTCTGAATGGGAAAATTACAAACCTACAG ACCAAGATGTTGGCGTGCCCTCGGACGGTGCTTCTGACAGGAATCCCCCAAGTGGAGCATGAGAACCTGGAAGATCAGGTGGAAATCCACTTCCAGAGAAGCAGCAATGGTGGAGGCGAAGTCGAAGCCTTTCTCTACAACCCGCTGGGTCAGCACACCACAGCGCTGTTCGAGAGCATCCCCTCCAAAACTGAGCAGCAGTAA